TCGCTGAAGACGACCTCCGTCCCGGCCGTGCGGCCGATGTCCCACCGGTGCACGAGCAGGTCGAAGCCGAAGAACCGCTCGAAGGCCCCACCGACCGTGCTCGCCCCGAAGGGGGTCTCGTACGGGCGCTCGGCGAGGGTGTCGTCGGCGAGCTGGCGGGCGACCGCCTCGGCGTGCGTGCGCCACGCCGTGGACGCGCCCAGCGCCTCGACCCTCGGCGTCGGGTCGGGCATGTCGGCCCCGGCCTTCTGGAGGAAGTCGCGCTGGGTGTCGATGAGGTGCTGGACCACGTCGGCGCCCGTCCAGCCCTCGCACGGGCTCGGGCCGGCGAGCTGCTGCGGGTCGACGGAGTCGACGAGACGCATCAACGGCGTGTTCTTGCGGTCGAAGACGGAGGCGGCATCGCGAGGAAGGGGCATGGCCCCAGAGTGCCATCCCCGCGCTGGGCCCGACCCCGACGCCGCTCGTGAACGCCGCGCGAACCCTCGGCGAAGCCTGCGTCGAAGGGCTTGCCGCACGTCGCCGGACCGGGTGGCATGGACGCGACATGAGCGGCCTCCTCGTCGCGATCGGCGACTCCTTCACCGAGGGTGTGGGCGACCCGCACCTGCACTACCCCAACGGCCTGCGCGGCTGGCCCGACCGCCTCGCCCGCCAGCTGGGCAGGGCCGACCGGACGTGGCGCTACGCGAACCTCGGGATCCGCAGCAAGTTCCTCGACCAGGTCGTCGCCGACCAGCTCGAGCCGGCGCTGTCGATGCGACCGACGCACGTGACCTTCGCCGCCGGTGGCAATGACCTGCTGTCCCTGCGGGCCGATGTCGACGACATCATCCGTCGCTACGAGGCAGCACTGCAGCGACTCGTCGACGCGGACGCGCAGGTCGTCGTCTTCACGACCTTCGAGCCGCAGACGAGCCTCCTCCTCGAGCCCCTGGTGCGCCGCGTGCGCACCCTCAACGCCGCGGTGCGCGACCTCGCCGCCACGCACGGGGCCGTGCTCGTCGACCACACCCGCATGCGTGAGTTCGACCAGAGGTCGCTGTGGTCGCCGGACCGGATCCACATGTCGCGACAGGGGCACAAGCGGATGGCCGCGGCCGTCGCCGACGCACTGGAGGTGCCGCACACGCTCAGGCTGCGCGACCTGGTGCCCGGGAAGACGACCGGGTGGCGACACATGGCGCGCACGGAGGCGACCTTCGTCCGGGACGAGGTGCTCCCGTTGGTCCGACGCCGGCTCCGTGGCGAGTACGACGGGGACACCACGCGGCCGAAGTGGCCGGTGCCCATCCACCCGGCCGACGGGATGAAGCGGTTGGCCGCGGAGCAGGCCACCCTCGAGCGGCAGCGACGACCCCGGGACGCCGCCCTCCACGGCACCTGAGGACCTCGCGTTCGGACCCTGCGGCCGGGGATGTCAGGATGCTGAGGACACACGCCGGGTACGACGGACGGAGGCCTCGTGGAGGTCAGTGCAGGGATCTGGGCCGCGACGATCGTCCTGATCGCGGGTCTGCTGTTGTTCGACTTCTTCTTCCACGTGCGCAAAGCGCACGTGCCCACCCTTCGCGAGGCGGCGATCTGGTCGGCCGTCTACGTCGGCATCGCGATCGTCTTCGGCCTCGCCGTGCTCCTCCTCGGCGGGGGGAGCGCAGGAGGCGAGTACTTCGCCGGCTACGTCACCGAGAAGGCGCTCTCGGT
Above is a window of Janibacter cremeus DNA encoding:
- a CDS encoding SGNH/GDSL hydrolase family protein — its product is MSGLLVAIGDSFTEGVGDPHLHYPNGLRGWPDRLARQLGRADRTWRYANLGIRSKFLDQVVADQLEPALSMRPTHVTFAAGGNDLLSLRADVDDIIRRYEAALQRLVDADAQVVVFTTFEPQTSLLLEPLVRRVRTLNAAVRDLAATHGAVLVDHTRMREFDQRSLWSPDRIHMSRQGHKRMAAAVADALEVPHTLRLRDLVPGKTTGWRHMARTEATFVRDEVLPLVRRRLRGEYDGDTTRPKWPVPIHPADGMKRLAAEQATLERQRRPRDAALHGT
- a CDS encoding TIGR03086 family metal-binding protein, coding for MPLPRDAASVFDRKNTPLMRLVDSVDPQQLAGPSPCEGWTGADVVQHLIDTQRDFLQKAGADMPDPTPRVEALGASTAWRTHAEAVARQLADDTLAERPYETPFGASTVGGAFERFFGFDLLVHRWDIGRTAGTEVVFSDRELDQIAESIAGFGEAIRGEGVCGPAVEVPADASRQDRLIGLTGRDPYATA